A single Salminus brasiliensis chromosome 20, fSalBra1.hap2, whole genome shotgun sequence DNA region contains:
- the cxcl20 gene encoding chemokine (C-X-C motif) ligand 20: MQAMTAILFLVIFGMTATLCAGRVGGQGERCLCKGRLLKRVRPKVVETFQPFYPSASCSKTEILIKLKIGKHVCLDPNGKQGKRMLQGKIGKRSKAQGGKRQKKKQE, encoded by the exons ATGCAAGCTATGACTGCTATACTGTTTTTGGTCATCTTTGGAATGACTGCAACACTGTGTGCAG GACGTGTAGGAGGACAAGGAGAGCGTTGTTTGTGCAAAGGGAGGCTCCTCAAGCGTGTGAGACCTAAAGTTGTTGAGACATTTCAGCCATTCTACCCAAGTGCTTCTTGTTCGAAGACAGAGATTCT AATCAAACTCAAGATAGGAAAGCATGTCTGCCTGGATCCGAATGGAAAGCAAGGAAAGAGGATGCTGCAGGGCAAAAT AGGAAAGAGGTCCAAGGCGCAAGGAGGAAAGAGGCAGAAGAAGAAACAGGAGTGA